A region from the Muribaculum gordoncarteri genome encodes:
- a CDS encoding acyl-CoA dehydrogenase family protein, whose translation MANFYNDNPSLKHHLTHPLMRKIIKLKERNYTDAEKYDYAPFNYDDAMDSYEKVLEIAGEISGDIVAPNAESVDHEGPHVVNGRVVYAEGTQKNLDALVKAGLMGISLPRRYNGLNFSLVPYIMAADMVSRADAGFVNIWGLQDCAETIYEFADEDQRKRYLPRVCAGETMAMDLTEPDAGSDLQAVMLKATPDEENGCWRLNGVKRFITNGDGDIALVLARSEEGTKDGRGLSMFIYDKNDGGVTVRRIENKMGIKGSPTCELVFKNAKAELCGSRKLGLIKYVMALMNGARLGIAAQSVGVSEAAYREALDYARDRRQFGKAIIEFPAVYEMLSVMKAKLDASRSLLYETTRFVDMYKTYEDIARERSLTPDERAEMKKYSRLADAFTPMAKGMGSEYSNQNAYDSVQVHGGSGFMKDYACERIYRDARITSIYEGTTQLQVVAAIRHVTTGTYLNQIRAYENENIAEAYLPLKDELVKLTDIYAAAVEKVTSAKDSEYLDFMARRLVEMAGNIIMSYLLILDASRNEEFDASARVYNNIAKAEVAKHAEFINNFTPSEVNVYKKA comes from the coding sequence ATGGCTAATTTTTATAACGACAATCCCAGTCTTAAGCATCATCTGACTCATCCGTTGATGCGTAAGATTATCAAATTGAAAGAGCGTAACTATACCGACGCCGAGAAGTACGACTACGCTCCTTTCAACTATGACGATGCCATGGACTCCTATGAAAAGGTCCTTGAAATCGCCGGTGAAATAAGTGGTGACATCGTAGCACCCAACGCTGAAAGCGTAGACCACGAAGGCCCTCACGTAGTAAACGGTCGAGTTGTATATGCCGAAGGTACTCAGAAGAATCTCGACGCTCTTGTAAAGGCAGGCCTTATGGGCATCTCACTGCCCCGCCGCTACAACGGTCTTAACTTCTCGCTTGTACCCTACATCATGGCAGCCGACATGGTTAGTCGTGCCGATGCCGGATTTGTCAACATCTGGGGTCTGCAGGACTGTGCCGAAACAATCTATGAATTTGCCGATGAGGATCAGCGTAAGCGTTATCTTCCCCGCGTGTGCGCAGGCGAAACCATGGCTATGGACCTTACCGAGCCCGATGCAGGTAGCGACCTTCAGGCCGTTATGCTCAAGGCTACTCCCGATGAGGAGAACGGCTGCTGGCGTCTTAACGGCGTGAAGCGCTTCATCACCAACGGCGACGGTGACATAGCACTTGTACTCGCACGTAGCGAGGAAGGCACAAAGGACGGTCGCGGATTGTCGATGTTCATTTACGACAAGAATGACGGAGGCGTAACAGTTCGCCGCATCGAAAATAAAATGGGGATCAAGGGTTCACCCACATGCGAGCTCGTTTTCAAGAATGCAAAGGCTGAACTTTGCGGTTCACGTAAGCTCGGTCTTATCAAGTATGTGATGGCCCTCATGAACGGTGCCCGCCTCGGAATCGCAGCTCAGTCGGTAGGTGTATCGGAAGCTGCTTACCGTGAAGCTCTTGACTATGCACGTGACCGCCGTCAGTTTGGAAAGGCAATTATCGAGTTCCCCGCTGTTTACGAGATGCTTTCAGTAATGAAGGCCAAGCTCGATGCATCACGCTCGCTGCTCTATGAAACCACTCGTTTTGTCGACATGTACAAGACCTACGAGGACATAGCACGTGAACGCTCACTGACTCCCGACGAACGCGCCGAGATGAAGAAGTATTCACGTCTTGCCGATGCCTTCACTCCCATGGCCAAGGGCATGGGCAGCGAATACAGCAACCAGAACGCTTACGATTCAGTACAGGTACACGGCGGTTCAGGCTTCATGAAGGACTACGCTTGCGAGCGCATCTATCGTGACGCACGCATAACCTCAATCTACGAAGGTACTACACAGCTCCAGGTTGTGGCAGCCATACGCCACGTGACCACAGGCACCTATCTGAACCAGATACGCGCTTATGAGAACGAGAACATTGCCGAAGCTTATCTGCCGTTGAAGGACGAGCTTGTTAAGCTTACCGACATATATGCCGCCGCAGTTGAGAAAGTTACATCGGCAAAGGATTCGGAATATCTTGACTTCATGGCCCGTCGCCTTGTCGAGATGGCAGGCAACATCATCATGAGCTATCTGCTCATCCTCGATGCAAGCCGCAACGAAGAGTTTGACGCTTCGGCCCGTGTTTACAATAACATAGCCAAGGCCGAGGTTGCAAAGCACGCCGAATTCATCAACAACTTTACTCCTTCGGAAGTAAACGTTTACAAGAAAGCATAA
- a CDS encoding amidophosphoribosyltransferase produces MGGFFGVAKHDECINELFYGVDYNSHMGTKRAGIATCYGGVFTRSIHNIENSYFRSKFEGDLKDFRGNVGIGVISDTDAQPIIVNCHLGKFAIVTVGRINNINELEKELLAKGHHFCEHSYDIINPTEMIAALISEGTDYVTGIKNVYARVKGSCSMLLLTEDSIIAARDKYGRTPIIVGQKDGAHAITSETCAFPNLGYDVCYNLGPAEIVEVKADGITKLKEAEKTMQICAFLWTYYGYPVCEYEGKNVDLMRYESGLEMGRNDDTEVDFVSAVPDSGIGMALGYSQGKGVPYQRGIVKYTPTWPRSFTPSTQERRELVAKMKLIPNKTLLKDKKVIFCDDSIVRGTQLRDNVKDLFDCGAKEVHIRISCPPLIYPCKFLNFTASKSDMELITRRVIQRLEGRHDKDLQEYATTDSPKYKAMVESIREELGLTSLKFNSIETIVKSIGLPKCCVCTHCFDGSSFD; encoded by the coding sequence ATGGGAGGATTTTTCGGAGTCGCAAAACACGACGAATGCATAAACGAGCTGTTCTACGGAGTTGACTACAACTCCCACATGGGCACCAAACGTGCCGGAATAGCCACCTGCTACGGCGGCGTGTTCACGCGCTCCATCCACAATATTGAAAATTCCTATTTCAGATCCAAATTTGAAGGCGATCTGAAGGATTTCAGGGGAAATGTAGGCATCGGTGTCATAAGTGACACCGATGCACAACCCATAATTGTAAACTGCCACCTCGGCAAGTTTGCAATAGTCACCGTAGGCCGCATCAACAATATCAACGAACTTGAGAAGGAGCTGCTTGCCAAGGGACACCATTTCTGTGAACACAGTTACGACATCATCAACCCCACTGAGATGATAGCCGCGCTAATCAGCGAGGGAACCGACTATGTCACAGGTATCAAGAACGTATATGCCCGTGTCAAAGGCTCATGTTCAATGCTGTTGCTCACTGAGGACAGCATCATAGCGGCGCGTGACAAATACGGACGCACACCTATAATCGTGGGACAGAAGGACGGCGCACACGCCATTACAAGTGAAACGTGCGCATTCCCCAATCTCGGCTACGATGTGTGCTACAATCTCGGCCCTGCCGAAATTGTAGAGGTCAAGGCCGATGGCATTACAAAGCTCAAGGAGGCTGAAAAGACCATGCAGATATGCGCATTCCTGTGGACCTATTACGGTTACCCGGTATGCGAGTATGAAGGAAAGAATGTCGACCTCATGCGTTACGAATCAGGACTTGAAATGGGTCGTAACGATGACACTGAAGTCGATTTCGTCAGCGCGGTGCCCGATTCGGGAATTGGAATGGCTTTGGGCTATTCCCAAGGCAAAGGAGTCCCCTACCAGCGCGGTATCGTGAAATATACCCCTACATGGCCCAGAAGCTTTACACCCAGCACCCAGGAACGCCGTGAGCTTGTGGCCAAGATGAAGTTGATTCCCAACAAGACTCTGCTCAAGGACAAGAAGGTCATATTCTGCGACGACTCGATAGTGCGCGGAACTCAGTTGCGCGACAACGTGAAGGACTTGTTTGACTGTGGAGCTAAAGAGGTGCACATCCGCATCAGCTGCCCGCCGCTCATCTATCCGTGCAAGTTCCTTAACTTTACGGCATCCAAAAGCGACATGGAGCTCATCACACGACGCGTGATACAGCGCCTTGAGGGTCGTCATGACAAAGATCTCCAGGAGTATGCCACAACCGATTCGCCCAAATACAAGGCGATGGTTGAGAGCATTCGCGAGGAACTTGGATTGACATCGCTGAAGTTCAACTCCATCGAAACCATAGTGAAGTCGATAGGCTTGCCCAAATGCTGCGTATGCACCCACTGTTTCGACGGAAGCAGTTTCGATTAA
- a CDS encoding electron transfer flavoprotein subunit alpha/FixB family protein produces the protein MTDNNNLIVYCEYEDGKVADVSLELLTKGRVLADKLGVKLEALVIGDKLDKIEETLYPYGVDTVYKVEDARLYPYTSNPHASVLINLFKEIKPQICLMGATCIGRDLGPRVSSCLHSGLTADCTALEIGDHKDPKTGKEYTDLLYQIRPAFGGNIVATIVNPDCRPQMATVREGVMKKEIKDPAYKGEAINLDASKYVSPEDFVVEIIDRHIEKSKVNIKNSPIIVAGGYGMGSKEGFDLLFELANTLGGEVGASRAAVDAGFAEHGRQIGQTGVTVRPKLYIACGISGQIQHIAGMQESSIIISINNDPNAPINTIADYVITGNVEDIVPKLIKYYKKNSK, from the coding sequence ATGACAGACAATAATAACTTAATCGTATATTGCGAATACGAAGACGGCAAAGTGGCCGATGTGAGCCTTGAGCTTCTCACCAAGGGTCGCGTACTTGCCGATAAGCTCGGTGTCAAGTTGGAAGCCCTCGTAATTGGCGACAAGTTGGATAAAATCGAAGAAACGCTCTATCCCTATGGAGTCGACACTGTATATAAGGTTGAGGATGCACGCCTCTATCCCTATACTTCCAATCCTCATGCAAGCGTGCTGATCAACCTGTTCAAGGAAATCAAGCCGCAGATATGCCTCATGGGTGCAACCTGCATAGGCCGTGACCTCGGTCCCCGCGTATCTTCATGCCTCCACAGCGGCCTTACCGCCGACTGTACAGCTCTTGAAATCGGCGACCACAAGGATCCCAAGACAGGCAAGGAATACACCGACCTTCTCTACCAGATTCGCCCGGCATTCGGCGGTAACATCGTTGCAACCATCGTGAATCCCGACTGCCGTCCTCAGATGGCAACCGTGCGCGAAGGCGTGATGAAGAAAGAGATCAAGGATCCCGCTTACAAAGGCGAGGCCATAAATCTTGACGCATCCAAGTATGTAAGCCCCGAAGACTTTGTTGTTGAAATCATCGACCGTCACATCGAGAAGTCGAAAGTCAACATCAAGAACTCACCCATCATCGTTGCCGGAGGTTACGGAATGGGAAGCAAGGAGGGATTTGACCTTCTGTTTGAATTGGCCAACACTCTCGGCGGTGAAGTCGGAGCGTCACGTGCAGCCGTTGATGCCGGATTTGCCGAGCATGGCCGTCAGATTGGTCAGACCGGCGTTACCGTTCGTCCCAAGCTTTACATAGCCTGCGGTATTTCAGGACAGATTCAGCACATTGCAGGTATGCAGGAAAGCTCTATCATCATCTCGATAAACAACGACCCCAACGCTCCCATCAACACCATCGCCGACTACGTTATCACCGGCAATGTTGAAGATATCGTTCCCAAACTCATCAAATATTACAAGAAGAACTCAAAATAA
- a CDS encoding DUF5041 domain-containing protein, with amino-acid sequence MSSIVGGRELHLKTTSFEDYIPLLENAGFHLESFDISDLADSSYYIQLQIREYEAGKTDFKTNMIPYALYNRTMASEFKDTIIPAEEMAVPEKGIYTLGRKVNIGLRSVTDSTKAVLMDIPKIGTMPLSLKMRKVHNPDTGDDIMIEYNTRPFKVDSIRINDFTPLVWAGSFWWDDDFKIFRSCGEKEISSLSSEIVDNSPHYYVIGIVVTPK; translated from the coding sequence ATGTCCTCCATTGTCGGAGGTCGTGAATTGCACTTGAAAACGACTTCATTTGAGGATTACATCCCTCTGCTGGAGAATGCCGGTTTCCATTTGGAAAGCTTTGATATTTCGGATCTTGCCGACAGTTCTTATTACATTCAATTGCAAATTCGCGAATATGAGGCAGGGAAAACCGATTTCAAGACCAACATGATACCCTATGCTCTATATAATCGAACTATGGCAAGCGAATTTAAAGATACCATAATTCCGGCCGAAGAGATGGCTGTCCCTGAAAAAGGCATATACACTTTAGGCCGAAAAGTCAACATCGGATTGCGTTCAGTCACTGATTCCACCAAAGCCGTATTAATGGATATTCCCAAGATTGGTACCATGCCTCTATCCCTTAAAATGCGCAAGGTACACAATCCCGACACGGGCGATGACATTATGATTGAATATAATACACGTCCCTTCAAAGTGGATTCTATCCGTATCAATGATTTCACTCCACTCGTGTGGGCCGGCTCATTTTGGTGGGATGATGATTTCAAGATATTCCGAAGCTGCGGAGAAAAGGAGATAAGTTCATTGTCAAGCGAAATAGTCGATAATTCACCGCACTACTATGTAATAGGCATTGTAGTGACACCTAAATAA
- a CDS encoding trigger factor: MNVSIEKTGNVSAILTVSIEENDYKEKVTKELKEIGKKHNIPGFRQGHVPFGELNRRFGKQVTSDVINNEVYNAVVGYIRDNKLGVLGEPLPVDVVELDLKNKKDFTFQYELALVPELNIEAGKDTTVPYYTIEVTDEMINEQDKNFRERFGAQVPGEEVEPNALVKGSIMELNEDGTVKTEEDAIQMLNGIVAPMYFKDKEQADKFIGKKVNDKVVFNPWKTCEGNAAELSSMLGVDKDKAADIKGDFEMSISEIIVVRPAELNQELFDNVLGKDKAKNEEEYRNGVKEMIARELARNSEMLFRVDVEKAMMAKYGDMELPAEVLKKWLVRRNEGVTAENVDAEYVKMEPSLKWQLVKERLADICQVKIEEQDLINHAKMIARAQFAQYGMTNMDDDTLTDYARRILADKNYRPRIVEEVGDVKLFDAIKDKITVDNKTVSLDEFKEIATKE; encoded by the coding sequence ATGAACGTATCGATTGAGAAGACCGGCAATGTGAGCGCAATACTCACCGTGTCGATTGAGGAGAATGACTACAAGGAAAAGGTGACCAAGGAACTTAAGGAGATTGGCAAGAAGCACAATATCCCCGGATTCCGTCAGGGTCATGTACCTTTCGGCGAACTTAACCGCCGTTTTGGAAAGCAGGTTACAAGCGATGTTATCAACAATGAAGTTTACAATGCAGTTGTAGGTTATATCCGCGACAACAAGCTTGGTGTGCTTGGCGAACCGCTTCCCGTGGATGTAGTAGAGCTCGACCTTAAGAACAAGAAGGACTTCACGTTCCAATATGAACTCGCCCTCGTTCCTGAACTCAACATTGAGGCAGGTAAGGACACTACCGTTCCTTATTACACCATCGAAGTTACCGATGAGATGATCAATGAGCAGGACAAGAACTTCCGTGAGCGTTTCGGCGCACAGGTGCCCGGCGAGGAAGTTGAGCCCAACGCACTTGTAAAGGGTTCGATCATGGAGCTTAACGAGGACGGCACTGTAAAGACCGAAGAGGATGCCATCCAGATGCTTAACGGCATCGTAGCTCCTATGTATTTCAAGGATAAGGAGCAGGCCGACAAGTTCATCGGAAAGAAGGTTAACGACAAGGTTGTGTTCAACCCCTGGAAGACTTGCGAAGGCAATGCCGCCGAGCTCTCATCAATGCTCGGAGTTGACAAGGATAAGGCCGCTGACATAAAGGGCGACTTTGAAATGTCAATTTCTGAAATCATAGTCGTTCGTCCCGCCGAACTCAATCAGGAACTCTTTGACAACGTGCTCGGTAAGGACAAGGCGAAGAATGAAGAGGAGTATCGCAACGGTGTCAAGGAGATGATTGCCCGCGAGCTCGCACGTAACAGCGAAATGCTTTTCCGCGTTGATGTCGAGAAGGCCATGATGGCAAAATACGGCGACATGGAACTTCCCGCCGAGGTGCTTAAGAAGTGGCTCGTGCGTCGCAACGAGGGCGTAACCGCTGAGAACGTTGACGCTGAATACGTTAAGATGGAGCCGTCGCTGAAGTGGCAGCTCGTGAAGGAGCGTCTTGCCGACATCTGCCAGGTTAAGATCGAAGAGCAGGATCTCATAAATCACGCCAAGATGATTGCCCGCGCACAGTTCGCTCAGTACGGCATGACAAATATGGATGACGACACGTTGACCGACTATGCCCGCCGCATTCTCGCCGACAAGAACTACCGTCCGCGTATCGTTGAAGAGGTAGGCGATGTCAAGCTGTTTGACGCCATTAAGGATAAGATTACAGTCGATAATAAGACCGTTTCTCTCGACGAATTTAAGGAAATTGCTACCAAGGAATAA
- a CDS encoding electron transfer flavoprotein subunit beta/FixA family protein, with protein sequence MSLNIIVLAKQVPDTRNVGKDAMKEDGTINRAALPAIFNPEDLNALEQALRLKDANPGSTITLLTMGLPRASEIIREAIYRGADTGIVLTDRALGGADTLATSYSLAQAVKKFGNYDIILGGRQAIDGDTAQVGPQIAEKLGLPQVTYAEEILELKDGHVVVKRRLESGVETVKAPLPCVVTVNGSAAECRPRNARRVQKYKYAVSPSEKEKLSDDMKAIVDARPYLNLQEWSAAYVDADPQQIGLAGSPTKVKAIENVVFTAKESLTLDNDDAQIEELVKELIANHTIG encoded by the coding sequence ATGAGTCTAAACATCATTGTGCTCGCAAAGCAGGTGCCCGACACCCGTAATGTTGGCAAAGATGCGATGAAGGAAGATGGCACTATAAACCGTGCGGCTCTCCCTGCCATCTTTAATCCCGAGGACTTGAACGCCCTTGAACAGGCACTTCGCCTCAAGGACGCTAATCCGGGGTCCACTATTACATTGCTTACAATGGGGCTGCCACGTGCCTCTGAAATCATTCGTGAAGCTATTTACCGCGGTGCCGACACCGGTATCGTTCTTACCGACCGTGCTCTTGGCGGTGCCGACACTCTTGCCACCTCATACTCTCTCGCTCAGGCTGTCAAGAAATTCGGCAATTATGACATAATCCTCGGAGGCCGTCAGGCTATCGACGGTGACACCGCTCAGGTTGGTCCTCAGATAGCCGAAAAACTCGGTTTGCCCCAGGTTACTTATGCCGAGGAGATCCTTGAGCTTAAGGATGGTCATGTAGTTGTAAAGCGTCGTCTTGAATCAGGCGTTGAAACCGTCAAGGCTCCCCTGCCCTGTGTCGTTACAGTCAACGGCTCGGCAGCCGAATGTCGTCCCCGCAACGCCCGTCGAGTTCAGAAATACAAATATGCCGTTTCTCCCAGCGAAAAGGAGAAGCTTTCCGATGACATGAAGGCCATAGTTGACGCCCGTCCCTATCTAAACCTTCAGGAGTGGAGCGCCGCCTACGTTGACGCCGACCCGCAGCAGATAGGTCTTGCAGGATCGCCTACAAAGGTAAAGGCTATCGAAAATGTAGTATTCACTGCCAAGGAAAGCCTCACACTCGACAATGACGATGCCCAGATCGAAGAACTCGTAAAGGAACTTATCGCTAATCACACTATAGGCTAA
- the purL gene encoding phosphoribosylformylglycinamidine synthase produces MSKVKSMVVFFKKGANHFIAVETDHRFNENESDKLSWLFGGATPLTSTSLKGRFIGPRREMITPWSTNAVEITQNMGLEGITRIEEFDRTTEEKPRFDKMLQRVYDGLNSKIFTVAKTPAPIVYIDDISEYNKAEGLALSKDEEQYLRDLSKKLGRPLTDSEVFGFSQVNSEHCRHKIFNGTFIIDGEEKPLSLFKLIKKTSQVNPNKLVSAYKDNVAFVDGPKVDQFYPVNPDRPDFFEVKPLDTVISLKAETHNFPTTVEPFNGAATGTGGEIRDRLGGGKASLPIAGTAVYMTSYPRMSPEHRWEMMMDPRAWLYQTPCDILIKASNGASDFGNKFGQPLICGSLLTFEHEENGKKYAYDKVIMLAGGVGFAAKKDAIKGEPVANEKVVVMGGDNYRIGMGGGAVSSVETGQYDNSIELNAVQRANPEMQKRVSNVIRALAESDDNPIISIHDHGAGGHLNALSELVEATGGKIDISALPIGDKTLSAKEIVGNESQERMGMVLKQDDIEYVKRIADRERAPFYVVGETTGDDRFVFEQKDGVKPIDLAMADMFGNSPKTVMKDSTVTTTYKDVEYDAAHIEDYLRDVLSLEGVACKDWLTNKVDRSVTGKIARQQCQGETQLPLSDCGVVSLDYQGKAGIATSIGHAPQVALVDAAKGSVVAVAEALTNIVMAPLSEGIKSLSLSANWMWPCKNPGEDAALYRAVEACSDFACALGVNIPTGKDSLSMTQKYGDDKVFAPGTVIISAAGEVSDVKKTVSPVLRNKKSTLYYIDFSSDSLKLGGSALAQSLNRLGSDAPTVTDAAQFVKTFNAVQSLVNDKAIMAAHDISAGGLVTTLLEMTFANVDGGIAMSTEGFASMGETNLVKILFAENPALVIQVADAKTAKVESVLEKAGARFCAIGQPQSERTLVINHDGNEQMLFIDYLRDVWFRSSYLMDAVQSGEKCAAMRFENYKKQPIRYRLPKDYNGSLKSRGLSLRRDNKSGIRAAIIREKGVNGDREMAYSLYLAGFDVKDVHMTDLMSGRETLEDVNMIVFCGGFSNSDVLGSAKGWAGGFLWNEKAKAALDNFYKRDDTLSLGICNGCQLMIELNLINPEHSRKTVMEHNISHKFESQFLGVTIPQNNSVMFGSLSGSKLGIWVAHGEGRFNLPESLDKYNIVAKYNYSAYPGNPNGSRGAVAGIASADGRHLAMMPHLERAIFPWQCGFYPDSHRNDEVTPWIDAFVNARKWIEKRVK; encoded by the coding sequence ATAAGTAAGGTAAAGAGTATGGTTGTTTTCTTTAAAAAAGGCGCCAATCATTTCATCGCAGTTGAAACCGATCATCGTTTCAACGAAAATGAAAGCGATAAGCTATCATGGCTTTTCGGTGGTGCCACCCCCCTCACAAGTACATCACTCAAAGGTCGATTCATTGGACCGCGTCGTGAAATGATCACACCCTGGAGTACAAATGCAGTAGAGATTACCCAAAACATGGGCCTTGAAGGCATAACCCGAATCGAGGAGTTTGACCGCACGACCGAGGAGAAGCCCCGATTTGACAAAATGCTGCAGCGTGTCTACGACGGACTGAACAGCAAGATATTCACAGTTGCAAAAACTCCGGCCCCCATCGTCTACATCGACGACATATCGGAGTACAATAAAGCCGAAGGACTCGCATTGAGCAAGGACGAAGAGCAGTATCTTCGCGACCTGAGCAAAAAGCTCGGACGCCCCCTTACCGACAGCGAAGTATTCGGTTTCTCACAGGTGAATTCCGAACATTGCCGCCACAAGATATTCAACGGCACGTTCATAATCGACGGTGAGGAGAAACCGCTGTCACTATTCAAGCTCATCAAGAAAACATCGCAGGTCAACCCTAACAAGCTCGTTTCAGCCTACAAAGATAATGTGGCATTTGTCGACGGCCCTAAGGTTGACCAATTTTATCCGGTAAATCCCGACCGTCCCGATTTCTTCGAGGTAAAGCCTCTCGACACGGTCATCTCGCTTAAAGCCGAAACCCATAACTTCCCCACGACAGTTGAGCCTTTCAACGGTGCTGCTACAGGTACCGGCGGTGAGATACGCGACCGCCTCGGCGGTGGTAAGGCAAGTCTTCCCATCGCAGGTACCGCCGTTTACATGACATCCTATCCCCGCATGTCACCCGAACATCGATGGGAAATGATGATGGATCCCCGCGCATGGCTATATCAGACCCCGTGCGACATCCTTATAAAGGCATCAAACGGAGCTTCGGACTTCGGAAACAAATTCGGACAACCTCTTATCTGCGGCTCACTGCTCACATTTGAGCATGAGGAGAACGGTAAGAAATATGCCTATGACAAAGTGATAATGCTTGCCGGAGGTGTTGGATTCGCCGCAAAGAAGGATGCAATCAAGGGCGAGCCTGTTGCCAACGAGAAGGTTGTAGTGATGGGCGGCGACAACTATCGCATCGGAATGGGCGGTGGTGCCGTATCGTCGGTTGAAACCGGACAATATGACAACTCAATCGAGCTTAATGCCGTTCAGCGCGCCAACCCCGAAATGCAGAAACGCGTCAGCAATGTAATCCGCGCACTTGCCGAAAGCGACGACAACCCCATAATATCGATTCACGACCATGGCGCAGGCGGTCATCTCAACGCCTTGTCGGAGCTCGTTGAAGCTACCGGCGGCAAGATCGACATCAGCGCACTGCCTATAGGCGACAAGACTCTCTCGGCCAAGGAAATCGTGGGCAACGAGAGTCAGGAACGCATGGGTATGGTTCTCAAGCAGGACGATATCGAATACGTTAAACGAATAGCCGACCGCGAACGCGCACCCTTCTATGTAGTAGGAGAAACTACCGGCGACGACCGCTTCGTATTTGAGCAGAAGGACGGCGTGAAGCCTATCGACCTGGCAATGGCCGACATGTTTGGCAATTCGCCCAAGACCGTAATGAAGGACTCAACCGTTACCACCACCTATAAGGATGTTGAATACGATGCAGCACACATCGAGGATTATCTACGCGATGTGCTGAGCCTTGAAGGCGTAGCCTGCAAGGATTGGTTGACCAACAAGGTCGACCGTTCGGTTACCGGCAAAATCGCCCGTCAGCAGTGTCAGGGCGAGACTCAGCTTCCGTTGAGCGACTGCGGTGTCGTTTCACTCGACTATCAAGGCAAGGCCGGTATCGCCACCTCTATAGGTCACGCTCCTCAGGTTGCATTGGTAGATGCCGCCAAGGGTTCGGTAGTTGCAGTTGCCGAAGCACTGACCAACATCGTCATGGCTCCGTTGAGCGAAGGCATAAAGAGCCTGTCGTTAAGCGCCAACTGGATGTGGCCGTGCAAGAACCCCGGAGAGGATGCAGCTCTTTACCGTGCAGTGGAAGCCTGCAGCGATTTCGCTTGCGCATTAGGTGTGAACATTCCCACAGGAAAGGACAGCCTTTCAATGACCCAGAAATACGGCGACGACAAAGTATTTGCTCCCGGCACCGTAATCATCTCGGCCGCCGGCGAGGTCAGCGATGTCAAAAAGACCGTTTCACCCGTGCTCCGCAATAAGAAGTCCACATTATATTATATAGACTTCTCAAGCGACTCGCTGAAGCTCGGCGGTTCGGCACTTGCCCAGTCATTGAACCGACTTGGAAGCGACGCCCCCACAGTTACCGACGCAGCACAGTTTGTGAAGACATTCAATGCCGTACAAAGCCTTGTCAACGACAAAGCCATCATGGCAGCTCACGACATCTCAGCCGGAGGTCTTGTCACTACCCTTCTTGAAATGACATTTGCCAATGTCGACGGAGGTATAGCCATGTCGACCGAAGGCTTCGCTTCGATGGGAGAAACCAATCTCGTCAAGATTCTCTTTGCCGAGAACCCCGCGCTTGTAATACAAGTTGCCGACGCAAAGACCGCCAAGGTTGAATCGGTACTTGAAAAAGCCGGAGCTCGCTTCTGCGCCATAGGTCAGCCTCAGAGCGAACGCACCCTCGTCATAAATCACGACGGAAACGAGCAGATGCTCTTCATCGACTATCTGCGTGATGTGTGGTTCCGTTCATCTTACCTAATGGATGCCGTACAGAGCGGTGAGAAGTGCGCTGCAATGCGATTTGAGAATTACAAGAAACAACCCATACGCTACCGTCTTCCCAAGGATTACAACGGCTCGCTGAAGTCACGCGGACTCTCCTTGCGTCGTGACAACAAGTCGGGCATACGCGCAGCAATCATCCGTGAAAAGGGTGTGAACGGCGACCGTGAAATGGCCTATTCACTCTACCTTGCCGGATTTGATGTAAAGGATGTCCACATGACCGACCTCATGTCGGGTCGTGAAACGCTTGAGGATGTCAACATGATCGTATTCTGCGGCGGATTCTCCAACTCCGATGTACTCGGCTCAGCCAAGGGATGGGCAGGAGGATTCCTCTGGAATGAAAAGGCAAAAGCAGCGCTTGACAACTTCTACAAGCGCGACGACACTCTCAGCCTCGGTATCTGCAACGGATGTCAGCTGATGATTGAGCTCAACCTTATCAATCCCGAGCATTCGCGCAAAACTGTCATGGAGCATAACATCTCACATAAGTTTGAGTCACAGTTCCTCGGCGTAACAATACCGCAGAACAACTCCGTGATGTTTGGCTCGCTCTCAGGCTCAAAGCTCGGTATATGGGTTGCTCACGGCGAAGGACGCTTCAACTTGCCCGAATCGCTTGACAAATACAACATTGTGGCCAAGTACAACTACTCGGCTTATCCCGGCAATCCCAACGGCTCGCGTGGAGCTGTAGCAGGTATAGCATCGGCCGACGGTCGTCACCTCGCAATGATGCCCCACCTCGAACGCGCCATATTCCCGTGGCAGTGCGGATTCTATCCCGACAGCCATCGCAACGACGAAGTTACGCCATGGATTGACGCATTTGTCAATGCTCGCAAGTGGATTGAAAAAAGAGTGAAGTAA